The following coding sequences lie in one Candidatus Marinarcus aquaticus genomic window:
- a CDS encoding flagellin yields MTINNTNNLPTYDYNNNQLNGSLNRIATGLLINQASDNAASLAISENLKVQASGLSQSLENVNSALALTQIGDRAFDEQSNILDSVKSDLLKASTATTSQEGREALLSNIQKGLEQLNNIASTTNYNGTTLLQADATDTSASQSLEFQAGEGSADTIETTAVQANTTGLGLDGLLNQDPATFDASTAQSFLDTVDDALTQLNSYRADFGSTANQLQSANSNLATQYTNTVAANSVLIDLNYANEVSNFSKQNILAQVGALGLAQSNNITQQTVLRLLQ; encoded by the coding sequence ATGACTATTAATAACACCAACAACTTACCTACGTATGATTATAATAATAACCAACTCAATGGTTCTTTGAACAGAATCGCAACGGGGTTATTGATTAATCAAGCTTCAGACAACGCCGCTTCACTTGCTATTTCAGAAAATCTCAAAGTACAAGCAAGTGGGTTATCGCAAAGTCTAGAGAACGTAAACAGTGCCTTAGCTTTAACACAAATTGGAGATAGAGCATTTGATGAACAATCAAATATTTTAGACAGTGTTAAATCAGACCTCTTAAAAGCATCAACTGCTACAACAAGCCAAGAGGGACGAGAAGCATTGCTTTCAAATATCCAAAAAGGGTTAGAGCAACTCAATAATATTGCAAGTACGACAAACTATAATGGTACCACACTGCTTCAAGCAGATGCAACAGACACGAGCGCCAGTCAAAGTTTAGAGTTTCAAGCAGGTGAAGGAAGTGCAGATACCATTGAAACAACAGCGGTACAAGCCAACACCACAGGTTTAGGGCTGGACGGATTACTCAATCAAGACCCAGCAACATTTGATGCCTCAACAGCACAAAGTTTCTTGGATACGGTTGATGATGCCTTAACGCAGCTTAACAGTTATCGTGCAGATTTTGGTTCAACAGCAAATCAATTACAAAGTGCCAACAGTAACTTAGCGACGCAATACACCAATACGGTTGCCGCCAACTCTGTTTTAATTGATTTGAATTATGCCAATGAAGTTTCAAACTTCTCAAAACAAAATATTTTGGCGCAAGTTGGAGCACTGGGACTCGCACAATCAAACAATATTACACAACAAACTGTACTTCGACTTCTTCAATAA
- a CDS encoding thioredoxin fold domain-containing protein, whose amino-acid sequence MLKLLKLLVIGLLFFSISYASSVTDVTKTKLKEIENLELFQKAEIKILKVYDAGSLYILDTLIQENRQELLLTKDKLTLITGKAIDVKTGRQIIIPVDMSVLNGKEAVAYGTGNEEYYVFTDPECPYCKKFESFYPKIKDKVTLKIFFYPLSFHKNAREMSMYVLSKKGNEERIKTMLSITPDSKEYVNRKIDDDTRLKLEAILDEHINIAQNLNVSGTPSVYDKEGRKISWAQLLMSHGVNLE is encoded by the coding sequence ATGTTAAAACTTTTAAAACTCCTTGTAATTGGTCTATTATTTTTTAGTATCAGTTATGCAAGCAGTGTTACAGATGTAACCAAAACAAAACTCAAAGAGATAGAAAACTTAGAACTTTTTCAAAAAGCAGAGATTAAAATACTTAAAGTATACGACGCAGGAAGCCTCTATATCTTAGATACTTTAATTCAAGAAAATCGGCAAGAGCTTCTTTTAACCAAAGACAAACTTACCCTCATTACAGGAAAAGCAATTGATGTAAAAACAGGTCGACAAATCATTATTCCAGTGGATATGTCGGTTTTAAATGGGAAAGAGGCAGTAGCCTATGGAACAGGAAATGAAGAGTATTATGTCTTTACAGATCCAGAATGTCCTTACTGCAAAAAATTTGAATCATTCTATCCAAAAATCAAAGACAAAGTGACACTCAAAATCTTTTTTTACCCATTAAGTTTTCACAAAAATGCACGAGAGATGTCGATGTATGTCTTAAGCAAAAAAGGAAACGAAGAGAGAATTAAAACCATGCTCTCTATCACACCTGATTCAAAAGAGTATGTCAACAGAAAAATAGATGACGATACTCGACTGAAACTGGAAGCGATTTTAGACGAGCATATCAATATTGCACAAAACCTAAATGTATCTGGAACACCCAGCGTATATGACAAAGAGGGACGAAAGATCTCATGGGCACAACTGCTTATGAGTCATGGTGTAAATTTAGAATAA